Proteins encoded by one window of Hafnia alvei:
- the wzz(fepE) gene encoding LPS O-antigen length regulator Wzz(fepE), protein MTIIHHENNDAVLDSSNRKFQPPFPRDDEIDLIEWLLIAIKSYKTILIITFCFGLIGYGIAKILPQKWTSDAVVVAPQTQELTSLDELKPQLAILGIDFNVSEKDLLSLFVRDYDSQILRREYLVTTDYYKRLIEKVAANDELAKRQILDSLATKSFASFSSELSKTPADTAYSYYKLSFTADSSEEAQKTLEGYISVVNASVEKFIAGKIQRLIDISLSSEESKYDMALARLKNVQDVNINRLGYALSIADAAGVKRPLYSNGTAIKDDPDFSIALGSDGLKRKLEIEKSITDLAQLNSGLQDSKMIISKLRELKLADINFTAYKYMMKPNEPVKKDSPKTALIVLLALILGGITSVGLVTVRHVIKNRK, encoded by the coding sequence ATGACTATTATACATCATGAAAATAATGATGCTGTTTTAGACAGCTCAAACCGCAAATTCCAGCCTCCATTCCCACGTGATGATGAAATTGACTTGATTGAATGGTTACTTATTGCAATTAAATCATATAAAACAATTTTAATTATAACGTTCTGTTTTGGCTTAATCGGGTATGGGATTGCTAAGATTTTGCCGCAAAAATGGACGAGTGATGCGGTTGTTGTTGCTCCGCAAACTCAGGAACTGACCTCCCTAGATGAACTGAAACCGCAGTTGGCTATTCTGGGCATCGATTTTAACGTCAGCGAAAAAGATCTATTAAGCCTCTTCGTACGAGACTATGACTCTCAGATCTTACGCCGTGAATACCTTGTCACAACGGATTATTATAAGCGGCTTATCGAGAAAGTGGCTGCGAATGATGAATTGGCTAAACGTCAGATACTTGACAGTTTGGCGACCAAGTCTTTTGCTTCCTTCAGCAGTGAATTGAGTAAGACTCCAGCTGATACAGCTTATTCTTACTATAAGCTGTCATTTACCGCTGATAGCAGTGAAGAGGCGCAAAAAACGTTGGAAGGTTATATCTCTGTCGTTAACGCTTCGGTGGAAAAATTTATCGCCGGTAAGATCCAGCGTTTGATCGATATTAGCCTGAGCAGTGAAGAGTCAAAATATGATATGGCTCTTGCTCGTTTAAAAAATGTGCAAGACGTGAATATCAACCGTCTTGGTTATGCATTGTCTATTGCTGATGCGGCTGGCGTGAAACGTCCACTGTATAGTAACGGCACCGCGATTAAAGATGACCCTGATTTCTCCATTGCGTTGGGTTCTGATGGTTTAAAGCGTAAGCTAGAAATTGAGAAATCGATTACCGATCTAGCTCAGTTGAACTCCGGTTTGCAAGACAGCAAGATGATTATCAGCAAACTGCGCGAGCTAAAGTTAGCGGATATCAATTTCACCGCGTACAAATACATGATGAAGCCTAATGAGCCAGTGAAAAAAGACAGCCCTAAAACGGCGCTGATTGTCTTGTTGGCACTTATTTTAGGTGGGATCACTTCGGTAGGTTTGGTCACTGTCCGCCATGTGATCAAAAACCGTAAATAA
- the mepS gene encoding bifunctional murein DD-endopeptidase/murein LD-carboxypeptidase: MVKSQPILRYILRLAPAIAAAVLLSACSANHSSSDRYAQTDTHAVKDKDGLLLQASQDEFEAMVRNVDIKSKIMDQYATWKGVRYRLGGDSKRGIDCSAFVQRTFREQFGLDLPRSTSEQQDTGRQIQRTKLRIGDLVLFRAGSTGRHVGIYLGNDQFVHASTSSGVTISSLNDSYWKGRYREARRVLTNPAHS; the protein is encoded by the coding sequence ATGGTCAAGTCTCAACCGATTCTGAGATATATCTTGCGATTAGCACCTGCTATCGCCGCCGCAGTACTTCTGTCGGCATGTAGTGCAAACCATTCTTCATCTGATAGATACGCACAAACTGATACGCATGCAGTTAAAGACAAAGATGGTCTTTTACTTCAAGCTTCTCAGGATGAATTTGAAGCAATGGTTCGTAATGTGGATATTAAATCCAAAATTATGGATCAATACGCAACCTGGAAAGGTGTACGTTATCGCCTCGGTGGCGACAGTAAACGTGGCATTGATTGTTCAGCATTTGTTCAGCGTACTTTCCGTGAACAATTTGGTTTGGATCTGCCCCGCTCTACATCAGAACAACAAGATACTGGCCGCCAAATTCAGCGTACCAAGCTGCGTATCGGTGACTTAGTGCTGTTCCGTGCAGGTTCAACGGGTCGCCATGTCGGTATCTATTTAGGTAATGATCAATTCGTTCATGCTTCCACCAGCAGCGGTGTGACTATTTCAAGCCTGAATGATAGCTACTGGAAAGGCCGTTATCGTGAAGCTCGTCGAGTATTGACCAACCCGGCGCATAGCTAA
- a CDS encoding GntR family transcriptional regulator, whose translation MRLYQEVGNTLRELIAQGEYPIGERLPPERDIAEQFSVSRSVVREALIMLELEKLIDVRKGSGVYVVALPQSQRRAAVTDLDENTYGPFELLQARQLLESEIAAFAAVQATKADIMKMRKAIEQERQSLSSGTIDESADELFHCLLAQSTQNSVLASMVHDAWQARKHNPMWSGLHVHTSDFSYRWNWLDDHQKILHAVLRRDAKSAKQAMWQHLENVKTKLLEISDPEDPSFDGFLFESTPVLQSE comes from the coding sequence ATGAGATTGTATCAAGAAGTGGGCAATACTCTGCGTGAGCTGATTGCGCAAGGAGAGTATCCAATTGGCGAGCGTTTGCCCCCTGAGCGTGATATTGCAGAACAATTTAGCGTTAGCCGCAGCGTTGTTCGTGAAGCACTTATCATGCTCGAGCTGGAAAAACTGATTGATGTTCGTAAAGGTTCCGGCGTGTATGTTGTTGCTTTGCCGCAAAGCCAGCGACGTGCTGCGGTGACCGATCTCGATGAAAATACCTACGGCCCTTTTGAATTGCTTCAGGCAAGGCAGTTGCTGGAGAGCGAGATTGCGGCATTTGCGGCCGTTCAGGCAACCAAAGCCGACATCATGAAGATGCGAAAAGCGATTGAACAAGAACGCCAGTCATTGTCCTCAGGCACGATCGATGAAAGCGCCGATGAACTCTTCCACTGCCTGCTTGCGCAATCTACGCAAAACAGCGTGTTGGCCAGCATGGTTCACGACGCTTGGCAGGCAAGAAAACATAACCCAATGTGGAGTGGGCTGCACGTGCATACCAGCGATTTCAGCTACCGTTGGAATTGGTTAGACGATCACCAAAAGATTCTGCATGCCGTTTTACGTCGCGATGCTAAATCTGCGAAACAGGCGATGTGGCAGCATTTGGAAAACGTAAAAACTAAGTTGTTAGAAATCTCCGATCCCGAAGATCCAAGTTTTGATGGTTTTTTATTTGAATCAACTCCGGTGTTACAGAGCGAGTAG
- a CDS encoding cyclic diguanylate phosphodiesterase: MTQLFRSASFRPVARLIVSLLVVILILIIAVLTISWQISRGMERDIEQRLQRAISQFDATLQNAETAANAVHDYLGKACNTETQDALRYQVTVVPDIRTVNLATGDNVYCSSLAGKYSTSVSTSKYVGGMLLMLNGNPVTPNRSLIAFRKPYGEHSVLVGVDGYYLKNVLELLQTPTEIHLLVGTSWMDSSGHVSDEKFQPNGTSYFKTSTRFPYTVATEIPTSTHWEYVWEYSSGSIILFPLLAVLLGFVTYRTMGRVNSPLSELRSGLKNHEFIPFIQPVVSGNTNDLTGCEVLMRWRHPQMGMIAPNQFIPLAEESGLIVPMTQDLMAQVRDYFAPLAERLPYNFHFGINISASHFKDLSLVEDCRQFLAAFEGYKIQLVLELTERQLIVPSEMTHRIFHELHELGVFIALDDFGTGHSSLAYLREFHIDILKIDQSFIRMIGSDALSGHIVDNVIDLAKRLQMVTVAEGVETPEQAEHLKQYNLDFLQGYLFGRPEDLKIFSDKWLL, translated from the coding sequence ATGACACAGCTTTTTCGCTCAGCGAGTTTCCGCCCAGTAGCCAGACTTATCGTCTCTCTACTGGTCGTTATTTTAATTCTTATTATCGCCGTGTTGACTATTTCATGGCAGATTTCGCGTGGGATGGAGCGCGATATTGAGCAACGCCTGCAGCGTGCGATATCGCAATTTGATGCGACGTTACAAAATGCGGAGACTGCAGCGAATGCGGTGCATGATTATTTAGGTAAGGCCTGTAACACTGAAACGCAGGACGCGTTACGTTATCAGGTTACCGTTGTTCCAGATATCCGCACTGTTAATCTGGCTACTGGCGATAATGTTTACTGTTCATCTCTGGCGGGAAAATATTCGACCAGTGTGAGTACCAGTAAATATGTCGGTGGAATGTTATTGATGCTGAATGGTAATCCGGTAACGCCAAATCGTTCGCTTATTGCATTTCGCAAACCTTACGGCGAGCACAGCGTTTTGGTGGGCGTTGATGGCTATTATCTAAAGAATGTTTTGGAGCTACTGCAAACACCAACGGAAATTCATCTATTAGTCGGTACAAGTTGGATGGACAGTTCAGGCCATGTCTCCGATGAGAAATTCCAGCCCAATGGTACCAGCTATTTTAAGACATCAACGCGCTTCCCTTACACGGTTGCAACAGAAATTCCTACCAGCACCCATTGGGAATACGTCTGGGAGTACTCTTCTGGCAGCATTATTTTATTCCCACTCTTAGCTGTCTTATTGGGATTTGTGACCTACCGTACAATGGGGCGCGTGAATTCGCCTCTGTCCGAGCTGAGAAGCGGGTTGAAGAACCATGAGTTTATTCCGTTTATTCAACCCGTAGTTAGCGGTAATACTAACGATCTCACGGGATGTGAAGTGCTCATGCGTTGGCGTCATCCGCAGATGGGGATGATTGCACCTAATCAGTTTATTCCTTTAGCAGAAGAATCTGGGCTGATCGTGCCGATGACTCAGGATTTGATGGCGCAGGTGAGAGACTATTTTGCGCCTTTGGCGGAGCGTCTCCCTTATAACTTTCATTTCGGAATCAATATTAGCGCGAGCCATTTTAAAGATCTCAGTCTGGTTGAGGATTGCCGCCAATTTCTTGCCGCCTTTGAAGGGTATAAAATTCAGCTGGTATTAGAACTGACCGAGCGCCAACTCATTGTGCCAAGCGAGATGACGCATCGTATATTCCATGAGCTACACGAGCTTGGCGTATTTATTGCCCTGGACGATTTTGGTACTGGCCACTCAAGCTTGGCTTATCTGCGTGAATTCCATATTGATATTCTTAAGATTGACCAGAGCTTTATCCGCATGATTGGATCAGATGCGCTATCAGGGCATATCGTAGATAACGTGATTGATTTAGCTAAACGTCTGCAAATGGTGACAGTAGCAGAAGGGGTGGAAACACCGGAACAGGCGGAGCATCTTAAACAATATAACCTTGATTTTTTGCAGGGGTATTTATTCGGACGCCCAGAAGATCTCAAAATCTTTAGCGATAAGTGGCTGTTGTAG
- the cycA gene encoding D-serine/D-alanine/glycine transporter, with translation MVEQVKVEAASPAKGEEHLRRNLTNRHIQLIAIGGAIGTGLFMGSGKTISLAGPSIIFVYMIIGFMLFFVMRAMGELLLSNLEYKSFSDFAADLLGPWAGYFTGWTYWFCWVVTGIADVVAITAYAQFWFPGLSDWVASLAVVLLLLGLNLATVKMFGEMEFWFAMIKIVAIVALILIGLGMVLMHFESPTGSVASFSNLWNDGGWFPKGLSGFFAGFQIAVFAFVGIELVGTTAAETKDPEKSLPRAINSIPIRIIMFYVFALIMIMSVTPWSSVVPDKSPFVELFVLAGLPAAASIINFVVLTSAASSANSGVFSTSRMLYGLAQDGVAPKRFALLSKRAVPSSGLTFSCVCLLGGVVLIYLIPNVVTVFTMVTTVSAILFMFVWSIILCSYMVYRKQRPHLHEKSIYKMPFGKLMCWVCLAFFAFVIVLLTLEADTRQALMVTPIWFVILGLGWMFIRKRRSTQ, from the coding sequence ATGGTAGAGCAGGTAAAAGTTGAGGCCGCGAGCCCCGCAAAAGGGGAAGAGCATCTACGGCGTAATCTCACCAACCGTCATATTCAACTTATTGCTATCGGTGGTGCCATCGGTACCGGCCTGTTTATGGGATCCGGCAAAACGATCAGCCTTGCAGGCCCCTCGATCATTTTCGTCTACATGATCATCGGCTTTATGCTGTTCTTCGTGATGCGCGCAATGGGGGAACTGCTTTTATCCAATCTTGAATATAAATCCTTTAGCGACTTTGCTGCTGATTTACTCGGCCCGTGGGCTGGATATTTTACCGGTTGGACATACTGGTTCTGCTGGGTTGTCACTGGGATAGCCGACGTCGTTGCAATAACCGCCTACGCGCAGTTCTGGTTCCCTGGACTTTCTGATTGGGTCGCCTCGCTTGCCGTGGTGCTTTTGCTGTTAGGCCTGAATCTGGCAACGGTCAAAATGTTCGGCGAAATGGAATTCTGGTTTGCGATGATTAAAATCGTGGCCATCGTTGCACTGATTTTGATCGGGCTAGGTATGGTGTTAATGCATTTCGAATCACCAACCGGCAGCGTGGCTTCATTTAGCAACCTTTGGAACGACGGTGGCTGGTTCCCGAAAGGCTTAAGTGGTTTCTTCGCGGGCTTCCAAATTGCGGTGTTCGCCTTTGTCGGTATTGAGCTGGTAGGAACCACGGCGGCCGAAACGAAAGATCCTGAGAAATCACTGCCACGAGCGATTAACTCGATTCCTATCCGCATCATTATGTTTTACGTATTTGCACTGATCATGATTATGTCAGTGACACCGTGGAGCTCTGTGGTTCCAGATAAAAGCCCGTTCGTTGAACTGTTCGTGTTAGCAGGTTTACCTGCCGCTGCCAGCATCATTAACTTCGTGGTGCTGACCTCTGCGGCCTCCTCCGCCAACAGCGGCGTTTTTTCAACCAGCCGTATGCTTTATGGCTTAGCGCAGGATGGCGTAGCGCCTAAGCGTTTTGCCCTGCTGTCTAAGCGCGCGGTTCCATCATCAGGTTTAACGTTCTCCTGCGTTTGTCTGCTGGGAGGCGTGGTACTTATTTACTTAATCCCTAACGTTGTTACCGTCTTCACGATGGTCACCACGGTATCAGCAATCTTGTTCATGTTTGTTTGGTCAATCATTCTGTGCTCATACATGGTTTACCGCAAACAGCGTCCTCACCTGCATGAAAAATCTATCTACAAAATGCCTTTTGGCAAGCTGATGTGCTGGGTGTGTCTTGCCTTCTTTGCGTTTGTCATCGTACTGCTCACGCTGGAAGCTGATACACGTCAGGCATTGATGGTGACGCCGATCTGGTTTGTTATTCTGGGACTGGGTTGGATGTTCATTCGCAAACGTCGCAGCACACAATAG
- a CDS encoding phosphatase PAP2 family protein, with product MTRRNLPWIILCNLLGIALFFSWYLAPNHGFWFPIDSSIFFFFNDHLVTNRAFLYLVAYTNNRAFDAIALLCMGLLYLSFFVKQDGYGKRRMLILGVVILLTAVVLNQLGHILPVKRASPTNYFSHIHRVGELTGINTKDSSSDSFPGDHGMMLIIFAVFMLRYFTLRSFIIALAIFVVFILPRIMIGAHWFSDIAVGSLSVVLVGLSWWLLTPASDALLNLLDRHLPGKYRPQ from the coding sequence ATGACTCGTCGTAATCTGCCGTGGATTATTTTGTGTAATCTCCTTGGCATCGCTTTATTCTTTTCTTGGTATTTGGCTCCGAATCACGGTTTCTGGTTCCCAATAGACTCGTCGATCTTTTTCTTTTTTAACGATCATCTTGTCACCAACCGCGCCTTTCTCTATTTAGTCGCCTATACCAATAATCGTGCGTTTGACGCCATAGCACTGCTGTGTATGGGATTGCTATATCTGTCATTTTTTGTCAAACAAGATGGTTACGGCAAGCGCCGAATGCTAATTTTGGGCGTGGTAATCTTGCTGACTGCGGTGGTTTTAAACCAACTGGGTCATATTCTTCCCGTTAAGCGTGCGAGTCCAACTAACTATTTCTCCCACATTCATCGCGTGGGAGAACTTACTGGAATTAACACCAAAGACAGTTCAAGCGACAGTTTCCCTGGCGACCATGGCATGATGTTGATTATTTTTGCCGTATTCATGCTGCGTTACTTTACGCTCCGCTCATTTATTATTGCACTGGCGATCTTCGTGGTATTTATTCTGCCGCGCATCATGATTGGTGCACATTGGTTTAGCGATATCGCCGTAGGCTCCCTCAGCGTTGTGCTGGTTGGTCTAAGCTGGTGGCTACTCACGCCTGCATCAGATGCCTTATTGAACTTGTTAGACCGGCATTTGCCCGGCAAGTATCGTCCGCAATAA
- a CDS encoding CobW family GTP-binding protein produces MTKVNLITGFLGSGKTTTLRHLLANKPENEKWAVLVNEFGEIGIDGALLADTGAVLKEIPGGCMCCVNGLPMQVGLNMLLQQAKPDRLLIEPTGLGHPKQILNLLTSDTYQAWLELKATLCVLDARQLSDDKYTSNENFRDQLAAADIIVANKDDTYSDSDREKLDGWYQQAGSGRRLVSTQHGQLDVVLLDSPRENIAELPNAKHHHHGKAPASGIAALRLPEGQNWRRSLNQGQGYFSCGWVFNAETCFDTVALLEWVRLAPVVRVKGSLRIPEGTLIVNRQGADFHIETQQTTPLDSRIELIHDAETDWNTLQSALLKARIKTAY; encoded by the coding sequence ATGACTAAAGTAAATCTCATCACTGGATTTTTGGGTAGCGGTAAAACCACCACGCTACGCCACTTATTAGCAAACAAACCCGAGAATGAAAAATGGGCTGTTTTGGTCAACGAATTTGGTGAAATTGGGATTGATGGTGCGCTGTTGGCTGATACCGGAGCCGTGTTAAAAGAGATCCCCGGTGGATGTATGTGCTGCGTTAACGGCCTACCCATGCAGGTTGGATTGAATATGTTGTTGCAGCAAGCCAAACCCGATCGCTTGCTGATTGAGCCCACGGGGCTTGGACATCCAAAACAAATCCTAAACCTGCTGACATCTGATACTTATCAAGCTTGGCTAGAGCTAAAAGCCACGCTTTGTGTGCTTGATGCCCGCCAGCTTAGCGATGACAAATACACCAGCAACGAGAATTTCCGCGATCAGCTCGCCGCGGCAGATATCATTGTGGCGAATAAAGACGACACCTATAGCGACAGCGATCGCGAGAAGCTCGATGGCTGGTATCAGCAAGCTGGCTCAGGACGTCGCTTGGTATCGACCCAGCATGGGCAGCTTGATGTGGTATTGCTCGATAGCCCACGTGAAAACATCGCCGAGTTACCTAACGCTAAACATCACCATCATGGTAAAGCGCCTGCTTCAGGCATCGCCGCTCTGCGTCTGCCTGAAGGGCAAAACTGGCGTCGCTCACTGAATCAGGGTCAAGGCTATTTTAGCTGCGGATGGGTATTCAACGCGGAGACCTGTTTCGACACCGTCGCGTTGCTGGAATGGGTACGTCTCGCACCAGTTGTGCGTGTGAAAGGAAGCTTGCGGATCCCTGAAGGAACCTTGATCGTTAATAGACAAGGCGCTGATTTTCATATTGAAACGCAGCAAACCACGCCGCTGGACAGTCGCATCGAGTTAATTCATGACGCTGAAACCGACTGGAACACATTACAAAGCGCGCTCTTAAAAGCGCGTATTAAAACAGCATATTAA